A region of Heteronotia binoei isolate CCM8104 ecotype False Entrance Well chromosome 2, APGP_CSIRO_Hbin_v1, whole genome shotgun sequence DNA encodes the following proteins:
- the LOC132567244 gene encoding oocyte zinc finger protein XlCOF6-like encodes MRFYKTADVEEAAGEFREKVKNEDAKENYEDGPERQEESLAGAYQTSLCGFQQEISLFIPAGDDQRNNEDEELRHLSPDEVKNEDVRRNIRIPSRPQRQKVRRRMKKRDKSIPCQEDYLQEVIHMLEETYKCLECGMNFSDETQYNIHFSKHSIMKAWEKDCECSECGKRFSRSGELQSHLRTITGVKSFRCSQCGKRFSHSSTLQQHRRTHTGEKPFECSECGKRFSQSGNLQTHIRTHTGEKPFQCSECGKRFTHSGNLQSHLRTHTGEKPFECSECGKGFSDSGALQKHLRSHIGDKPFKCSECGKTFIESSSLQKHLRTHTGEKPFGCSECGKRFSWSGHLQQHQRTHTGEKPFECSACEKRFSHSGALQKHLRTHTGEKPFTCSECGNRFSHSSSLQSHLRIHTGEKPFECSECGKRFRHSSTLLKHLRTHTGEKPYECSECEKKFSDSGALQKHLRTHTGEMPFECSECGKRFNDNSSLQRHLSTHTGEKPFECTECGKRFSRSGYLQQHQRTHTGEKPFECSECGKRFIRTDDLHSHLRTHTGEKPFECSECGKRFSRSGSLQQHQQTHKGEKPFECLECGKKFSHSGHLQSHLRTHTGEKPFECSECGRRFSDSSSLQSHLRTHTGEKPFECSECGKRFNRSGHLQQHQRTHTGEKPFECSECGKKFSQSANLQSHLRTHRGEKPFECSECGKKFSRSGHLQQHRRVHTGEKPFECSECGKRASDSSSLQKHLRTHTGEKPFECSECGKRFSWSGNLQQHQRTHTGEKPFECCECGKRFSHSSSLQHHQGIHRGQKVLE; translated from the exons atgcgattttataaAA CAGCAGATGTAGAGGAGGCAGCTGGGGAATTCCGGGAAAAAGTCAAAAATGAAGATGCCAAAGAAAATTATGAAGATGGACCAGAGAGGCAGGAGGAAAGCCTCGCAG GAGCATATCAGACCTCCTTGTGTGGATTCCAACAGgagatctctctctttattccagcaggagatgATCAGAGGAATAATGAAGATGAGGAACTGCGTCATCTATCACCAGATGAAGTGAAAAATGAAGATGTGAGAAGAAACATCAGGATTCCAAGTAGGCCTCAGAGGCAGAAAGTCAGGCGCAGAATGAAGAAGAGAGATAAATCCATTCCTTGCCAAGAGGATTATCTCCAGGAAGTAATTCACATGCTAGAAGAAACATAcaagtgcttggagtgtggaatgaacttctcagATGAAACCCAGTATAATATACATTTTTCAAAGCACAGTATAATGAAGGCAT GGGAGAAGGATtgtgagtgctcagagtgtgggaagagattcagtcggagtggtgAACTTCAAAGTCATCTACGAACCATCACGGGAGTGAAGTCTTTTCGctgctcacagtgtggaaagagatttagtcacagtagcactcttcaacagcatcgaagaacccacactggggagaagccttttgaatgctcagagtgtgggaagagattcagtcagagtggcaatcttcaaactcatatacgaacccacacaggggagaaaccttttcaatgctcagagtgtgggaagagatttactcacagtggcaatcttcaaagtcatctacgaactcacacaggggagaagccatttgaatgctcagagtgtgggaagggaTTTAGTGACAGTGGtgctcttcaaaagcatctaagaaGCCACATAGGGGACAAGCCTTttaagtgctcagagtgtgggaagacatTCATTGAAAGTAgtagtcttcaaaaacatctaagaacccacacaggggagaagccctttggatgctcagagtgtgggaagagattcagttggagtggccatcttcaacagcatcaaagaacccacacaggagagaagccttttgagtgctcagcatgtgagaagagattcagtcacagtggcgcTCTTCAAAAACATTTAAGaacccatacaggagagaagccttttacatgctctgagtgtgggaatagattcagtcacagtagcagtctacaaagtcatctaagaatccatacaggggaaaagccttttgaatgttcagagtgtgggaagagattccgcCATAGTAGCACACTCCTAAAacacctaagaacccacacaggggagaagccttatgaatgctcagagtgtgagaaGAAATTTAGTGACAGTGGtgctcttcaaaaacatctaagaacacacacaggagagatgccttttgaatgctcagagtgtgggaagagattcaatgaCAATAGCAGTCTTCAAAGACATCTAagtacccacacaggggagaagccttttgaatgcacagagtgtgggaagagattcagccgcAGTGgctatcttcaacagcatcaaagaacccacacaggggaaaagccttttgaatgctcagagtgtgggaagagattcattcgGACTGATGATCTTCATAGTCATttacgaacccacacaggggagaagccttttgaatgctcagagtgtgggaagagattcagtcggagtggcagtcttcaacagcatcaacaaACACAcaaaggggagaagccttttgaatgcttagagtgtgggaagaaattcagccacagtggccatcttcaaagtcatttaagaacccatacaggggagaagccttttgagtgctcagagtgtggaaggaggttcagtgacagtagcagtcttcagagtcatctaagaacccacacaggggagaagccttttgaatgttcagagtgtgggaagagattcaaccgcagtggccatcttcaacagcatcaaagaacccacacaggggagaagccttttgagtgctcagagtgtgggaagaaattcagtcagagtgccAATCTACAAagccatctaagaacccacagaggggagaaaccttttgaatgctcagagtgtggaaagaagttTAGccgcagtggccatcttcaacaacATCGAAgagtccacacaggggagaagccttttgaatgctcagagtgtgggaaaagagcCAGTGACAGTAGCAGCCTTCAAAAACAtcttagaacccacacaggggagaagccttttgaatgctcagagtgtggaaagagattcagttggagtggaaatcttcaacagcatcaaagaacacacacaggagagaagccttttgagtgctgtgagtgtgggaagagattcagtcacagtagcagtcttcaacatcatcaggGAATCCACAGAGGGCAGAAAGTTTTGGAGTAG